The Methanoplanus sp. FWC-SCC4 genome has a window encoding:
- a CDS encoding response regulator codes for MGRILVVDDTMFMRTLLKNILFSGSHDIVGEAEDGEDAVTKYKALKPDLVTMDVVMPKMNGIEALKAIMTEDPNAKVVMCTAVGQEQMVKLAIKTGAKGYIVKPFQAPKVLEEVNNVLNS; via the coding sequence ATGGGACGGATTCTTGTTGTTGACGATACAATGTTCATGAGAACACTTCTGAAAAATATTTTATTTTCCGGCTCTCATGACATTGTTGGTGAAGCAGAAGACGGTGAAGACGCCGTTACGAAGTACAAGGCGCTTAAACCCGACCTTGTTACAATGGACGTTGTAATGCCTAAAATGAACGGTATCGAAGCATTGAAGGCTATTATGACTGAAGATCCCAATGCAAAGGTTGTCATGTGCACAGCTGTGGGACAGGAACAGATGGTTAAACTGGCAATCAAGACAGGAGCCAAAGGATACATAGTAAAACCGTTCCAGGCACCTAAAGTTCTTGAAGAAGTAAATAATGTTCTAAACTCCTGA
- a CDS encoding EMC6-like membrane protein, with protein MSEENIVESIEETTKAEDVQKTPEDKMKGHRERMLRTGVACFMGIITGVISFIVIGDPTSVTGEPKGILGVLLLLAGIVFQKHAFIALKIDLSGLGGKDWFYQGFMAFAFWFISWTILLSLQ; from the coding sequence ATGAGTGAGGAAAATATTGTTGAAAGCATAGAAGAGACAACAAAAGCGGAGGATGTGCAAAAGACTCCTGAAGACAAGATGAAAGGACACCGCGAGCGAATGTTGCGGACAGGTGTTGCCTGCTTCATGGGAATTATTACCGGAGTTATATCTTTTATTGTAATAGGAGATCCTACATCAGTAACGGGAGAACCAAAAGGTATACTTGGTGTTCTGCTATTGCTTGCAGGAATTGTGTTTCAAAAACATGCATTCATTGCCCTTAAAATAGATCTCTCCGGACTTGGAGGAAAAGACTGGTTTTATCAGGGATTTATGGCATTTGCTTTCTGGTTTATTTCATGGACAATTCTTCTTTCACTACAATAA
- a CDS encoding ribosome biogenesis/translation initiation ATPase RLI, with protein MRIAVVHKNRCHSKKCGKECILYCPRVRTGDETIVIGENGKAVISEELCVGCGICVKKCPFEALDIITLPQELDYPTHRYGQNGFALYGIAIPLEGKVTGILGANGIGKSTAVGILSGQLIPNLGNIEEEPTWEGILKEYTGTELYDYLNMVAGGNVKVAVKPQYIDHIPKVFKGKVRDLLSSADERGVLESYAAELKLEAILDREIGKISGGELQRIALAACLSRNADFYFLDEITPYLDIYQRMAAAKLIREVAEEKPVMIVEHDLAILDMLADNVHVAYGKPSVFGIITRPKGVRVGINQYLEGFLPEENVRFRDYSVTFETRAHTRDSDRQTLFEFPAMSKSYDGKFTLNVRGGDIKAGEVLGLVGANGIGKSTFAKLLAGAEKPDNGELETTLKVAYKPQYIKSDSSDTVEFLLRRTTSRFDTSYYQHEIIEPLSLDTIMQSQVDHLSGGELQRVAIALCLSQSADLYILDEPSAHLDVEQRVKLARVLRRHAEGSESGVLVIDHDIYLIDMISERLFVFDGQPGVSGEAVGPFDMKDGMNYFLKELEVTFRRDKSGRPRINKPGSYLDREQRSIGEYYYADISKT; from the coding sequence ATGCGAATAGCAGTAGTTCATAAAAACAGATGCCATTCCAAAAAATGCGGTAAAGAATGTATATTATACTGCCCGCGTGTAAGAACCGGTGATGAAACAATTGTTATCGGTGAGAACGGAAAAGCGGTAATTTCAGAGGAGCTTTGTGTGGGTTGTGGTATTTGTGTCAAAAAATGCCCGTTTGAGGCTCTGGATATAATCACTCTCCCCCAGGAACTGGACTATCCCACCCACAGGTATGGTCAGAATGGTTTTGCACTCTATGGAATAGCGATACCACTTGAAGGAAAAGTAACAGGTATTCTTGGTGCAAACGGTATCGGTAAAAGTACGGCGGTCGGAATATTATCAGGCCAGCTGATACCTAATCTTGGAAATATTGAGGAAGAGCCCACGTGGGAAGGGATATTAAAGGAATACACCGGAACCGAGCTTTATGATTATCTGAATATGGTTGCCGGAGGCAATGTAAAAGTTGCTGTCAAACCCCAGTATATCGATCACATCCCAAAGGTATTCAAGGGAAAGGTAAGGGATCTCCTATCTTCAGCAGATGAAAGAGGCGTCCTTGAGAGCTATGCGGCAGAACTTAAGCTTGAAGCAATACTTGACAGGGAAATTGGAAAAATATCCGGTGGAGAACTTCAGCGCATTGCACTGGCCGCCTGCCTTTCACGTAATGCGGATTTTTATTTCCTTGATGAAATTACTCCTTACCTTGATATATATCAGAGAATGGCAGCTGCAAAACTTATCCGCGAGGTTGCAGAAGAAAAACCTGTCATGATTGTAGAGCACGACCTTGCGATACTTGATATGCTTGCAGATAATGTTCATGTTGCATACGGAAAGCCCTCGGTTTTTGGTATAATCACAAGGCCAAAAGGTGTCAGAGTTGGTATAAACCAGTATCTTGAAGGTTTCCTTCCTGAAGAGAATGTTCGTTTCAGGGATTATTCGGTAACCTTTGAAACAAGAGCTCATACGCGTGATTCCGACAGACAGACTCTGTTTGAATTCCCTGCAATGAGTAAAAGCTATGATGGCAAATTTACATTGAATGTCAGAGGCGGGGATATCAAAGCCGGAGAAGTTCTCGGACTTGTTGGTGCAAACGGTATTGGAAAGAGTACTTTTGCAAAACTTCTTGCAGGTGCCGAAAAACCTGACAATGGGGAGCTTGAGACAACACTAAAGGTTGCATATAAGCCCCAGTATATTAAATCCGACTCATCCGATACGGTTGAATTTCTTTTAAGAAGAACAACAAGCAGGTTTGACACTTCCTATTACCAGCATGAGATAATCGAGCCCCTGTCCCTTGATACGATCATGCAGTCACAGGTTGATCATCTCTCCGGTGGAGAGCTTCAAAGGGTTGCAATAGCACTTTGTCTTTCCCAGAGTGCAGACCTGTATATTCTGGATGAACCAAGCGCACACCTTGATGTCGAACAGCGTGTGAAACTAGCCCGTGTATTAAGGCGGCATGCGGAAGGTAGTGAGTCGGGTGTTTTGGTAATTGACCATGATATCTATCTAATAGACATGATAAGTGAGCGTCTTTTTGTATTTGACGGGCAGCCCGGCGTATCCGGAGAGGCTGTCGGGCCTTTTGACATGAAAGACGGCATGAACTATTTCCTCAAGGAACTGGAAGTTACTTTCCGCAGAGATAAGAGCGGAAGACCCAGAATAAACAAACCCGGAAGCTATTTGGATCGTGAGCAGCGTTCCATTGGCGAATACTATTATGCTGATATTAGCAAAACATAA
- a CDS encoding CheF family chemotaxis protein, with product MKQVPVKLEHNGKWMSLKIGFEEDKIIIPEPISEEIKIKSIDDIEEKKNMLIISTKNNKNFKLASVPKVLLILKRIILMGCSAYRLTAYFMSPAIRGGVMISSAKWEKGAIAVLNTGIWFVSKEKQICIPLDEVSGIDLTKREVQGKESDVVQINHIENDEVVTSFVLCPLTTLQILFNYLKDTTKDLDVSAGELDPVSAQVAMLVYSGMDTHAIENMINISNKQIESIYDKLIKTGLVEVVMTRREVKLTTKGVRFVSEAVKT from the coding sequence ATGAAACAGGTTCCGGTAAAATTAGAACATAATGGAAAATGGATGTCGCTAAAAATTGGCTTTGAAGAGGACAAAATAATTATTCCCGAACCAATATCAGAAGAAATAAAAATAAAGTCCATTGACGATATCGAAGAAAAAAAGAACATGCTTATAATAAGTACAAAAAATAATAAAAATTTCAAACTTGCATCAGTTCCAAAGGTTCTGCTAATTTTAAAAAGAATTATCCTGATGGGTTGTTCCGCATACAGATTAACCGCATATTTTATGTCTCCGGCTATCAGAGGCGGAGTAATGATAAGTTCTGCAAAATGGGAAAAAGGAGCAATTGCAGTACTAAATACCGGAATATGGTTTGTAAGCAAAGAAAAACAGATCTGTATTCCTCTTGATGAAGTTTCCGGAATAGATCTGACAAAAAGGGAAGTACAGGGTAAAGAAAGCGATGTTGTCCAGATTAACCACATTGAAAATGATGAGGTTGTCACAAGTTTTGTTCTCTGTCCTCTAACAACCCTGCAGATACTATTCAATTATCTAAAAGACACGACAAAGGATCTTGATGTATCAGCGGGAGAGCTAGATCCCGTTTCTGCACAGGTTGCAATGCTTGTTTACAGCGGAATGGATACACATGCAATAGAAAATATGATAAATATCTCAAACAAGCAAATTGAATCCATATATGATAAGCTGATTAAAACCGGCCTTGTGGAAGTTGTAATGACAAGACGTGAAGTAAAACTTACAACCAAAGGGGTGCGCTTTGTAAGTGAAGCGGTAAAAACCTGA
- a CDS encoding chemotaxis protein CheA, whose amino-acid sequence MSDEDSYRKLFVAESIENHENIVKNILILEEGSDDAAIDEIFRSAHTLKGMSASMGYSEMEHLCHKMEDIFHTIRSGEIEISPNLTDLLLACTDRIEEMIEDIENGGDSSSIGSKDLIEELKKIESSIEDTHKESTVTEISNLTGESGSDIINNKETYDSDIQVSTEDKENILTEVPLITQIQKYRLKVTLAKDCGMKDVRAMIVLQNLEDIGQIIKSTPTMDELDQGIIDDTLTVEIESDAGEEALKSAASVTDISEIEITKEGNDVTSTTPAYTINIEFSPECTMKDIRAMIILQNLESRGNIISSSPTFEQIDEGKIEDKLEIIFSGSESEENLLKAVTGPDILKATVSDYSLISETKESKEQVLLKEEIHDERTETRDHETEKKERPKSSSKKREVKNIRVDIHRLDQMMNLVEDLVINGGRLKQISKEHQIKDMDEALNMVSRSISDLQNLMMYIRMIPLNQIFNRFPRVVRDVAHHDGKEVEFIMTGGETELDRSVIDGLGDPLLHLIRNGVNHGIETPAERVAAGKSGKGTVKLSAWRDQGNVIIELSDDGAGIKRDKVLKKAIERGLISAEEASAVPDEDVPNFLFQPGFSTAEEITDISGRGVGLDVVKSAIESLKGSIKVDSEEGKGSKFTLTLPPTMAIIEVMMVRINNKRCAIPINAVVEVAKVDLNEISHIGKTEAILLRDEVVQINRLDEMFGPAKESGIVVIVQYQRTKCCIPVDVVEGQQEVVVKPVSNIIGNCPGVGGVTIPGDGDVLPILDVNTMII is encoded by the coding sequence ATGTCAGACGAGGATTCATACAGAAAACTCTTTGTTGCAGAATCTATTGAAAACCACGAGAACATTGTAAAAAATATTCTCATTCTTGAAGAAGGTTCTGACGATGCTGCTATTGACGAAATCTTTCGCTCGGCCCATACACTTAAGGGTATGTCAGCCTCGATGGGTTATTCCGAAATGGAGCACCTTTGCCACAAGATGGAAGATATATTTCATACAATCAGAAGCGGTGAAATAGAAATTTCTCCCAACCTCACAGACCTGCTTTTAGCCTGCACTGACAGGATAGAAGAAATGATTGAGGATATTGAAAACGGGGGAGACAGTTCATCAATAGGCTCAAAAGATCTGATTGAGGAACTCAAAAAAATTGAAAGCAGCATTGAAGATACTCATAAAGAGTCCACTGTAACCGAAATAAGTAACCTGACAGGCGAATCCGGGTCTGATATCATCAATAACAAGGAAACTTATGATTCCGATATTCAGGTGAGTACGGAGGACAAGGAAAATATTTTGACTGAAGTTCCATTAATCACGCAAATCCAGAAATACCGCTTAAAAGTCACTCTTGCAAAAGACTGCGGTATGAAAGATGTTAGGGCAATGATCGTCCTCCAAAATCTCGAGGATATTGGACAGATTATCAAAAGCACCCCTACAATGGATGAGCTTGATCAGGGAATAATTGATGACACCCTGACTGTTGAAATTGAAAGTGATGCAGGTGAAGAGGCATTAAAAAGTGCGGCTTCTGTAACCGATATCTCAGAAATAGAAATTACAAAAGAAGGAAATGATGTCACCTCAACAACTCCTGCATATACAATAAATATTGAATTTTCACCTGAATGTACGATGAAGGATATCAGGGCAATGATTATTCTTCAGAATCTTGAAAGCAGGGGTAATATAATATCATCCAGTCCAACATTTGAACAGATTGATGAAGGTAAAATTGAAGACAAACTTGAAATCATCTTTTCAGGGTCAGAATCAGAAGAGAACTTATTAAAAGCTGTTACAGGACCTGACATTTTAAAAGCAACCGTTTCAGATTACAGCTTAATTTCTGAGACAAAAGAATCGAAAGAACAGGTTCTTTTAAAAGAAGAAATCCACGATGAGAGGACAGAAACCCGTGATCATGAAACAGAAAAAAAGGAAAGACCCAAATCTTCATCTAAAAAACGTGAAGTTAAAAATATACGGGTTGATATACACAGACTGGATCAGATGATGAATCTCGTTGAAGATCTTGTAATAAACGGCGGCCGCCTCAAACAGATCTCAAAGGAACACCAGATTAAGGATATGGATGAAGCCTTAAACATGGTCAGCCGCTCGATATCAGATCTTCAAAACCTGATGATGTATATCAGAATGATTCCTTTAAACCAGATCTTCAACCGCTTCCCACGTGTTGTAAGAGATGTTGCACATCATGATGGAAAAGAGGTCGAATTTATAATGACAGGTGGCGAGACCGAACTTGACAGAAGTGTTATAGACGGTCTCGGAGATCCTCTGCTTCACCTTATCAGAAACGGCGTAAATCATGGTATAGAAACACCTGCAGAGAGAGTCGCAGCAGGAAAGAGCGGAAAAGGAACGGTAAAACTTTCAGCCTGGCGTGATCAGGGCAATGTAATAATTGAACTTTCAGATGACGGTGCAGGAATAAAACGCGACAAGGTTCTTAAAAAAGCAATTGAAAGAGGACTTATATCTGCCGAAGAAGCATCAGCCGTTCCTGATGAGGATGTCCCGAATTTCCTCTTTCAGCCCGGTTTCTCAACTGCTGAAGAGATCACAGATATCAGTGGAAGGGGAGTAGGTCTGGATGTCGTTAAAAGTGCCATAGAATCTCTTAAAGGTTCAATAAAAGTAGATTCAGAAGAGGGAAAAGGCAGTAAATTCACACTTACACTTCCACCGACAATGGCCATTATTGAAGTGATGATGGTCAGGATTAACAACAAGAGATGTGCAATCCCAATTAACGCGGTTGTTGAAGTTGCAAAAGTTGACTTAAATGAAATAAGTCACATCGGTAAAACGGAAGCAATTCTTCTAAGGGATGAGGTAGTTCAGATAAACCGCCTGGATGAAATGTTCGGCCCTGCAAAAGAAAGCGGCATTGTAGTGATAGTCCAGTACCAAAGAACAAAATGCTGCATACCTGTTGATGTGGTAGAAGGACAGCAGGAAGTTGTTGTAAAACCGGTCAGTAACATTATCGGCAACTGTCCTGGTGTCGGAGGAGTAACAATACCGGGAGATGGCGATGTACTGCCGATTCTGGATGTAAACACAATGATAATTTAA
- a CDS encoding chemotaxis protein CheC: protein MELNETQLDAMKELGNIGASHAATSLSTMLMSEIEMTVPEARIVDIADISEYFGDEISALVVFEIQGELHPGGYVVLHLPKKSAIRLTNTMLGSTDMDREFNEMDESALLEVGNIMVSQFLDATATLLGIVMLPSPPAIAIDMAHAAFANVVSMVAVDINQIILFRTELKSKMHDIESTIVMLPDEGTLEQILKILEDLVKSPQ, encoded by the coding sequence ATGGAATTAAATGAAACTCAGCTTGATGCGATGAAAGAGCTTGGAAATATCGGTGCATCACATGCGGCAACGTCCCTTTCAACAATGCTGATGTCTGAAATAGAGATGACAGTCCCGGAAGCACGAATTGTCGACATTGCAGATATTTCCGAATATTTTGGCGATGAAATCTCTGCTTTGGTGGTCTTTGAAATCCAGGGAGAACTCCATCCCGGAGGATATGTAGTACTGCATCTTCCAAAAAAGTCCGCAATCAGACTTACAAATACCATGCTTGGTTCAACAGATATGGACAGGGAGTTCAATGAAATGGATGAAAGTGCCCTGTTAGAGGTTGGAAATATTATGGTCTCACAATTCCTTGATGCAACAGCAACACTGCTCGGAATTGTAATGCTTCCGTCACCTCCGGCAATAGCAATAGATATGGCACATGCAGCTTTTGCAAATGTTGTTTCGATGGTTGCAGTCGATATAAACCAGATTATACTGTTCAGAACAGAGCTCAAATCAAAAATGCATGACATCGAAAGCACAATTGTTATGCTTCCTGATGAAGGAACACTTGAACAGATTTTAAAAATCCTGGAAGACCTTGTAAAATCACCACAGTAA
- a CDS encoding ligand-binding sensor domain-containing protein, translating to MHRYLILLLTLLILTIVPVSGEVILYWPGEDSIGTSDIKDITNAPGESLVFATTNGISIFNDGNWEILHSKARDRRGYLEGIPLNDYVLDAEYDIYGNLWLGYSDGIQIYDGYTKPRTMRYPERTLIIYSINDLQARSDEMWVATGNSGVYCYSKGEWKWFQPYTDKSPGANRIVSMAVDYSTGALVLASDNEGQYILNVTSDNPGFDEIISHKISKDMQNVRSDPSGGVYFFNETDIVHYNEISGAVNILNVTDLSEDVHNINDVYSTKDGKYIIGTNYGLYAWKEGIILKHLSRKDLKENNIKKVFVDADGRWWFVNKILTGYYYEKEFEPLVSIEFQYFDSLNF from the coding sequence ATGCATAGATATTTAATATTATTACTTACTCTTTTAATCCTGACAATAGTCCCCGTTTCAGGAGAAGTCATTTTATACTGGCCGGGTGAGGATTCAATCGGAACCAGTGATATTAAAGACATTACCAATGCTCCGGGAGAAAGTCTTGTTTTCGCGACTACCAACGGTATATCCATTTTCAACGATGGAAACTGGGAAATTTTACATTCCAAAGCCAGGGACAGGAGGGGTTATCTTGAAGGAATCCCCCTGAATGACTATGTTCTTGATGCAGAATATGACATTTACGGCAATTTGTGGCTGGGATATTCGGACGGTATACAGATTTATGACGGATATACAAAACCACGCACCATGAGATATCCTGAAAGGACATTAATCATCTATTCCATAAATGACCTTCAGGCACGTTCTGATGAAATGTGGGTTGCAACAGGCAACAGTGGTGTTTACTGTTACTCTAAAGGCGAATGGAAGTGGTTTCAGCCTTATACCGATAAAAGTCCCGGAGCAAACCGCATTGTTTCAATGGCGGTTGACTATTCAACAGGTGCTCTTGTCCTTGCATCTGATAATGAAGGACAATATATCCTGAATGTTACATCAGACAATCCAGGTTTTGATGAAATAATATCCCATAAAATATCAAAAGATATGCAAAATGTACGTTCAGATCCTTCAGGCGGCGTGTATTTCTTTAATGAGACTGATATAGTGCATTATAATGAAATTTCAGGTGCTGTGAATATATTAAATGTTACAGACCTCTCAGAGGATGTGCACAATATCAATGATGTATATTCCACAAAAGACGGGAAATATATTATAGGAACCAATTACGGCCTATATGCATGGAAAGAAGGAATTATCTTAAAACACCTCTCCAGAAAAGATCTAAAAGAAAATAATATAAAAAAAGTATTCGTGGATGCTGACGGCAGATGGTGGTTTGTAAATAAAATTCTTACAGGCTATTATTATGAAAAAGAATTCGAGCCACTCGTATCAATAGAATTTCAATATTTTGACAGTTTGAATTTTTAA
- the rqcH gene encoding ribosome rescue protein RqcH: protein MATQTGMSGIDVHSMLFELKSCLPLWIGKVYQYNGSTFGFKFNGDDRQKFSFLVECGRRAHLTENLPPSPPSPSGYSMFLRKYLSGGRILDISQYGLQRILDFTIGKTEKRYHLIFELFDEGNAVLCDEEYIIINPLKNHRFKDRKIFPGELYVFPGESLKDLTEEKLREILSSSEKDLVRTIASDLMTGGKYAEEICKRADSDKLISSDKADPKVILDAYNEIIHESEEGINAVITKSGCWPFLLSDEEKLNDFESYNKALELFYPALKETAESKKSAKGNKLQGLSKSEIIRNRQKQAIIGFDAKVEDLQKKVNSIYANYQLLSNIIEVLDKASKSHSWQDIEKILKESDSPSTKNILRVYPQDSSVDINLDENRIRIYVHESLESNANRYYNEIKKYKKKKTGALAAMERFVEKEPPKKKKEFVFLKPKWYHRFRWFFTSDGVLVIGGRDAGTNEEIVKKYLEGNDRFAHADVHGGSVVIIKGDTECMDEVAQFAASYSNIWKAGHFEGDVYVANREQVSKTAESGEYVARGAFVIRGERKYFRDVPLGVAIGLQYEPSLGVIGGPVSAVKKRAKYYVELKPGTYESNDAAKKVLKAIKEKIPADEQKSLKKILNTEGIAAFIPPGGSDIIEE from the coding sequence ATGGCAACACAAACAGGAATGAGCGGCATAGATGTACACTCAATGCTCTTTGAACTAAAATCCTGCCTCCCTTTATGGATTGGCAAAGTTTACCAGTATAACGGGAGTACTTTCGGTTTTAAGTTCAATGGAGATGACCGCCAGAAATTCAGTTTTCTTGTGGAGTGTGGACGGCGCGCCCACCTCACTGAAAATCTGCCGCCATCACCTCCAAGCCCGTCAGGATATTCAATGTTTTTAAGAAAATATCTCTCGGGCGGAAGAATTTTGGATATAAGCCAGTATGGTCTTCAAAGAATTCTCGACTTTACTATCGGCAAAACTGAAAAACGGTATCATCTAATCTTTGAACTCTTTGATGAGGGTAATGCAGTACTCTGTGATGAGGAATACATTATAATCAATCCCCTGAAAAATCACAGATTTAAGGATCGTAAAATTTTCCCGGGCGAATTATATGTATTCCCCGGAGAGAGTCTGAAAGATCTAACTGAAGAAAAACTCAGGGAAATTCTTTCTTCATCAGAAAAAGATCTTGTAAGAACGATTGCTTCCGACCTTATGACTGGTGGGAAATATGCAGAGGAAATTTGTAAAAGGGCTGATTCTGATAAGCTGATTTCTTCAGATAAAGCAGATCCAAAGGTAATTTTAGATGCTTATAATGAAATTATTCACGAATCGGAAGAAGGAATAAACGCAGTAATCACAAAATCCGGCTGCTGGCCGTTTCTGCTGTCAGATGAAGAGAAATTGAATGATTTTGAAAGTTACAATAAAGCTCTCGAATTATTCTACCCGGCTTTAAAAGAAACTGCAGAGTCCAAAAAATCGGCAAAGGGAAATAAATTACAGGGACTCTCAAAGTCAGAGATCATCAGAAACCGTCAGAAACAGGCTATTATTGGTTTTGACGCCAAAGTTGAAGATTTGCAGAAAAAAGTTAACTCAATATATGCAAATTACCAGCTTTTATCAAATATAATTGAAGTCCTTGACAAAGCAAGCAAATCCCATTCATGGCAGGATATTGAGAAAATTCTTAAAGAAAGCGACAGTCCTTCAACAAAGAATATTCTAAGAGTTTATCCACAGGATTCATCGGTTGATATCAATCTGGATGAAAACCGCATAAGGATTTATGTACATGAAAGTCTTGAATCGAATGCCAACAGGTATTACAACGAAATCAAGAAATACAAAAAGAAGAAGACCGGAGCTCTCGCTGCAATGGAAAGATTTGTGGAAAAAGAGCCTCCAAAAAAGAAAAAAGAGTTTGTATTCCTTAAACCGAAATGGTATCACCGCTTCAGGTGGTTTTTCACAAGTGACGGGGTTTTGGTTATCGGCGGCAGGGATGCCGGAACAAATGAAGAAATTGTTAAAAAATACCTTGAAGGGAACGACAGATTTGCACATGCCGATGTCCATGGAGGAAGTGTCGTCATCATAAAGGGAGATACCGAATGCATGGATGAAGTGGCACAGTTTGCCGCATCATATTCAAACATATGGAAAGCAGGACATTTTGAAGGCGATGTATATGTTGCAAACCGTGAACAGGTATCCAAAACTGCCGAGTCAGGGGAATATGTTGCAAGAGGAGCGTTTGTAATAAGGGGAGAGAGAAAATATTTCCGCGATGTTCCCCTGGGAGTCGCAATAGGCCTTCAGTACGAACCTTCCCTTGGTGTTATCGGCGGACCTGTTTCTGCCGTTAAAAAGCGTGCAAAATACTATGTTGAGTTAAAACCGGGCACATATGAATCAAATGATGCGGCAAAAAAGGTCTTAAAAGCCATAAAGGAAAAAATACCTGCCGATGAGCAGAAAAGCCTTAAAAAAATCCTTAATACTGAAGGGATCGCTGCTTTCATACCGCCGGGCGGATCGGATATTATTGAGGAGTGA
- the cheB gene encoding chemotaxis-specific protein-glutamate methyltransferase CheB: MIRVLIVDDSVFMRTVLIDLLGKDPSIEVVGTAEDGLQALKKIEELSPDVITLDIQMPKMNGIEMLEKLQSSEDPPKILMLSTLTSKDAELTKKGLELGADDFMLKPRNLGTVRGIEKELITKIKHLITIPKVSNKVTVEEIPAKRVVLIGSSAGGPPMLDIIVSALKPDLNAAVVITQHMPAGFTASLAQRLDRISPLEVKETANGDLLQNGRIYVSKGGFHTVISATLDNSGRKGGRITHSKAPPVHAVRPAVDKTFQSASKVFGPNTVAAILSGMGSDGGEGMAAIKESGGRTILVREEDCLVYGMARSALERDCVDKVLPLKSIPRDIMRTISNME, translated from the coding sequence ATGATCAGAGTTCTGATTGTTGATGACTCCGTATTCATGCGTACGGTACTCATTGATCTTCTTGGTAAAGACCCTTCAATAGAGGTCGTTGGAACAGCGGAAGATGGTCTTCAGGCATTAAAGAAGATAGAAGAATTATCTCCGGATGTAATTACCCTTGACATCCAGATGCCTAAAATGAACGGCATCGAAATGCTTGAAAAGCTTCAGTCATCTGAAGATCCACCAAAGATCCTTATGCTCAGCACCCTTACTTCAAAAGATGCTGAACTAACAAAAAAAGGTCTTGAACTTGGTGCAGATGACTTCATGCTAAAACCAAGAAACCTTGGTACTGTCAGGGGTATCGAAAAAGAACTTATTACAAAGATAAAACATCTCATTACAATCCCGAAGGTCTCTAATAAAGTAACAGTTGAAGAAATTCCTGCAAAAAGGGTTGTATTAATTGGTTCATCTGCAGGAGGCCCTCCTATGCTTGATATTATTGTATCAGCATTAAAACCGGATCTAAATGCCGCAGTTGTAATTACACAACATATGCCGGCAGGTTTTACCGCATCACTTGCTCAAAGACTGGACAGGATCTCCCCGCTTGAAGTAAAAGAGACAGCAAACGGCGATCTCCTGCAAAATGGCAGGATCTATGTTTCAAAAGGAGGATTCCATACAGTTATTTCTGCAACCCTTGATAATTCCGGAAGGAAAGGAGGAAGAATAACGCACTCCAAGGCACCTCCTGTGCATGCTGTACGACCTGCAGTTGACAAAACATTTCAGTCCGCATCAAAAGTATTCGGACCAAATACTGTCGCTGCAATATTAAGCGGAATGGGCAGCGATGGCGGAGAAGGCATGGCCGCAATAAAGGAAAGCGGCGGCAGAACTATTTTAGTGAGAGAAGAAGATTGCCTGGTCTATGGCATGGCACGCTCAGCACTTGAAAGAGACTGTGTTGATAAAGTACTGCCGTTAAAGTCCATTCCCCGGGATATCATGAGAACAATTTCCAATATGGAGTGA
- a CDS encoding chemotaxis protein CheD, whose product MTDKPPATKGVNVGIGEYHIGQSLMTSIGLGSCVALILHDNKHSMGAVAHIMLPESNGKKERPGKFADTAIPTLYAELLKQGSNKRDITAKIAGGSSMFKQFKGNLDIGGRNVEAIKKALEEYRIPLVAEDVGGNVGRSITYDPAKKGIISVRRADGTCIDI is encoded by the coding sequence ATGACAGACAAGCCCCCGGCAACAAAAGGAGTCAATGTAGGTATTGGGGAATACCACATTGGTCAGTCCCTGATGACATCAATAGGTCTGGGTTCATGTGTTGCTCTGATACTTCACGACAATAAACATTCCATGGGGGCAGTTGCGCATATCATGCTTCCTGAGAGTAACGGAAAAAAAGAAAGACCAGGTAAATTTGCAGATACTGCAATACCTACACTTTATGCCGAACTGTTAAAGCAGGGGAGCAATAAAAGAGATATAACTGCAAAAATTGCAGGGGGATCAAGTATGTTTAAGCAGTTCAAGGGCAATCTCGATATTGGAGGACGGAATGTTGAGGCAATTAAAAAAGCTCTTGAAGAATACCGCATTCCCCTTGTTGCAGAAGATGTAGGCGGAAATGTTGGACGCTCCATCACTTACGATCCTGCAAAAAAAGGCATTATCTCGGTCAGAAGAGCAGATGGAACATGCATAGATATTTAA